The segment ACAAAAAGGTGActctcttagttatgctgctgcAGACTTAAACTGTTGGGAGACCTTcctgatacactgagctcctctcctctgccctctCTGACCATTTATATGCCACTAGTGCAAGCCATTAACTCGATCTCAAGCTGTTGATCTTTTTCCtgtgtgcagttactggccctaccacAGTGTGTTGGCGGGCAGAAAATAGATTATCTTGTCTTTATGATGACCACTGAATAACTATCAAAATCTAAATATGGCAGTATATTTTATAGAAAGGctgataaaaatgttaaagttttTGTGATGTTCTTTGGTCTAATCTCTGTAATAACATCAGTGAAACCCTCAATGTTTTGCTGAGTCTTAATGTCATTTCTGGTTCCACAATTTGTCACCAATAGTCTGACTGAATAACCTATGAGGAAAGCTCACTTTGTTATTGTATTATCTTTTGTATACATATAGGACTTACTTGTGAGAACTGAAACAATTTGAGAGAAAAAAACCTAACAATTccataaataaacatgattatTTAAAGCATGGTACTGTCTAATATATAGATCATCAAGATacacataataaatataataaatatatgagTGTTGGCTTTCATTCGGGCTGCAGAGCAGATGAAAATTCTAAAACAATGACACAGGTGAAATGTTTAACCCTGAATTTTGAACGACACTTTCATGACATCTAGTGGATTCTGCTTCTATGAAGCAACTGTAAACAACTAAACTGGATTGTTGTATGTGCTTATAAGAACTGATTCCCTATCTCCAGTTAGGAAAATGTAAACTTGATTACAATCCAGCATTAGCACAGACAAACAATAGATGAATAAGCACATTCTGGCAAAAAGGCCTTTCTTTAGGGATGTTTTTACACATCcccatttatttcaaatatctatatatatatatatatatcaagaCCTCTACACGCAACTCATACTGAGGCATTTGTGCACTCACACAGAGTGAAGAAATTTAAAATCCACTTATTATCTGCAGTAGAACTCATGTAATTTACATATTGAAATGTCACCTGTCTCACGTTTATAATGTACATGCCCATGCACATGTAATGTTAAAACTTAGAACTGTAAAATATCCAACTTCAAACAATCCACCAATAAACATCATTTctagttctttctttctttttttatttaactattatTTGTAAGAgctattttattcattttctgttaacatCACCCAGAATGCCTGGTTTCACACATACTGATTATACAACCATCGaaagttatttaaatttttttgatGCCATAACTTCTGCTATATGTACTGCACAGAAATATTTGTGTAATAGCCTACAAGTAACAATTTACTAAATGGTGTCCATATTTTTTTACGTACGTTGTCAAATGCTTTCTGCATATTTATGTTAGTAGTTGTATTGTTCGATTTCCAGATGGCAATATTCAAcgataattaaaatataaaacacgaGGATTACGTCATCTGTTTTTCAATACCTTACCAGGCCGTACTTGGATCTGAAATGTTTGAAGGGCATACATGTTCAGGCACAGTGGCTGAACACCTGGGTGGAGGGTCATACTGGTAAGAGACTGTGGGGTTTCCAGGCACCTCTTTATAAcctacagtaaaacaaacaagaaaataaaatttatcaataaaacataatctgGTATCATGAAAATAACAACTAGTATCCATActgtaaattataataattcTTTATACATCCAGTCTAGCTGAgagaaacagcaacagtgtATGGGACACAGGACAGagttattttcatatttgaatattaatactgtagttgtgtgtgtgttctccagtTTTTTATAATGACTGTACTGATCTTTTTAATCTGGAGTTCTGATGACTTACTTGAAAAACCTTAAATAACGGAGTTCAGTGTCTTGACCAAGTATGTATGGACAGGAAAAGTTAGGGACTGAACCATGAACCTCGCAACTGGTTAGATGCTTACTCCATCGCCTAATCACAGCCACCATGATAGCCTGGACTCCCAGTGAGACTCAGATCCAAGTCTGCcatcatgtgtgaaaatgactaaaattaagaatttatttaaattattacttttttgtttctttcttactGTTATACACCAGTGAAATTAAGGAATTATTATCTGAAAATATATAGCAGGCACTGCCCAAACCTAATGGCCTTAACCTACATTTCATCGTTGTCTTCAAACGGGGTCAGAATTGCACATGACTGTGACCACAATGCATTAAGTTTGATTCACAATATGATTCACAATTTTTCATGATTCATAAGTAAATGTCCTCACAAACAGGAGTGTGACAGGTCTATACAGGATTCCTAACAGTCAGCAATCCAATAGTCAGGAAAAACCTTGACttcattttccaaatgaaattATGATGAAAGTGGTTCCTATTGGTAAAAGGTTGGTGAATTCTCGGAAAACCCTGTAAATGAGCTGGTCAttcaaaaaaagagagagaaaaaaaagaggaagatgacTAACCGGAGGGATCACTTCTGCTTTTTCCGTTTTAAATATCCAACGTCTTTGAAGGTCTGTCACTTCATCCAGCTCTCCGGAGACGACCAGCAAAGAAAGACCAACCGAGCTGAACCAACtttcattcagtatttattcattttatctcATATTTATCAGCCTTTTTCAAAATGGTCAGCTGTGGAAACATGTTGAAAAGTGTGCTGGTCGCCATTGTCTTGGTGGCTGTGGCGGAGTCTGGATCAACATGTAAGATTTAACTTTTTACAAGTTTTTACCGATGACTTTTGCTCATTTTatccattttaaattatatgttaAACTCTTATGTCTTTCCATTCACCTTTAGCTGAGAAACTGGCATCCTGCTGTGAGCAAGTTACCAAACAGGAGATAATGGAGCCGATCTTAGGATACTTGGTCCAGAGCAAATCAGTAAAGCCATGTGTCAATGCTGTCATGTaagtaatgtttttaatgtttttaatttagcacctaaaactgaaaaaataactagaaactactttttgtttgctcattttaattatttcactttatttttatggaTTTGCCAAACTTACAAAACTGACATATCTCTAGCATACTATTAACAATTACAATTAATACAGTTAAATATAAGTGccagtttcagttttttgtttcattgcaCATTTGCTTTTCAGTTAAACTGATAATACTAAACAATTTAATGGTTAATTGGCTGAGATACCACTTCAGGCTCATGCGAAAAGttatttcatgttcatgttgcaCAAAAGTGATGTATTTTAAGAGtgcattttaagtattttaagtGCTAATGTTGCATCTATTTGTCATTCCTACAGctttcagacagaaaaagctCTTTTCTGTGTTCACCCGAGAGCTCCCTGGGTTCATCGCAAAATTATAGCACTTAAGTGAGTTTCACATTATCTATTCATTATCTATCTCACATATTCTTTTAATCATTCTATCCTTCAATCTCAAacttacgtttttttttttgtcttttattctcttcCTCACAGGCAAGAAAAACGTCAGACCATTTCTTCACCTTCAGTCTCCCCATCCGgtgtctccctcctctccatAATCACATCCACCGCTTCTACTTCtcttccctccttctcctcctcatctgagACGCCTGTTGGTGAAAACATTTCAGATCAAAACGTGTAGGCCTGCATCAACTCTGCCTCCAGCTGAAATCAACATGGATCACGTTTTTTTTAGGAAGTAAACGTGAATAGTCTCACCACTGATAAACTATGTATCAAAGAGCGCTTAAAGAAGAGAATTCTGttaaattagtattttatcaatatttagtttcttaaaatgcatttgaatgaaagtatttattagtttaatttaactGACTAGTGAAGTATTTAAGTGTATTTGTCGTAACATAATATATTGTAAAGAACTTCATAAAGTGTCAtacttttttattactttgtatCTGGGTTGATAAAGTTCATTTGTTAATGAAATTGCCCAGAGAACATGTTGTGATccgtttatttatttgaaacgtcatataaaaaagataaagacagtGGTCATAAATAAAGGTTGAATGTAATCTTACTTCCAGCCTTTGCTTATCTGTCAGAAATGTTCTTAAAAACAAGACTCTTAGGCTGCACTTTTTTCTAGGtaaaaatcaaacatgaaaCGTTCCATGTGGTAGCAGTGGTTAGAGGTCTGGGGGCGGGAAAGAACAATATCATGGTTAGCACATTTATTTGGCACAgattataatgtataatgtcTCATCTATTCACACTCCAACACACTCAAGGATGAGCCTGGCTGAACCGCCAACCCCAAAAGTTGATAGGTGCCCACGCTACCAACTGTGCCACCGCTGTCCTCTTTAATTAAGTTGTTGAATATGCATCTTCAAACATGGTGCACATGGACGTTTTATCATCACGCCATCTCGTCGTTTTATTTTCAGAattagaatcagaatcagaagcctttattgtcattgtacagaaTACAGCGAAATTGTAGCAGCCTTGGAGTGGTGGTactataaatctaaatctaagaATGTAAAagcatacaaataaaaatttaaGTAATACTTAtaaaaattgaataaaataatttttgtctTCTACAGAACTTCACACTTCACATGGTTGGGTACAAATTTGTACATGCCAAAATAGGAAGCTAACCTCAGCCACTCTATGAACTTCTGGTTCTTTTTTATGTGAAACACCACAGTGGTGTCATATGTAAAGCCCCTGCATCTGGCAGGCTGATTAGGTCCTCCTTCATAGGaagtttaatttttaaattagaacCTTAACCATGGAAAACATTGTGAACAATGTCTGGAGAACCAGGTCCTGACATTATGTGGACTTGTGCCTTCAcaaatgcagcacacagcaggaaaaaGTTTGGTGACATACATTTTCATGGTGGTTGCTGTATAGAGAGTGCAGGACATATGACGGGACACATAAAGTACTCAATGGAAAccaattgtgttttgtttacagtgcaAGACATGTGATCATGTCTTATGTATATAACTCAGGtttcagaaaggaaaaaaagaaaaatccaacaGAAAACACGGTACATATGTCCCATtctttctggtgttgtgctgaacAAATCGACTAAAAGAAAACTCAAGAAAGGCTCACTGTGGATACACTATTACTGGCTGTATTCACACCTGGGTTCACACTGACTTTGTATTATGGGGCTTGCAGAATAAATTCTAGGTAACGTTTGCGTTTTTACATGCAGCTCACCCGGGTAATGTCTGGAGAATTTCAGGATTCcaatgcatgtgtgaaagcagtaTTGTGTCTTAAATCACCTCATCCACATATGCCTTCATAAAATATACGTAGTACTTCACTCAATAGTTAGTATTAAACTGAGTTTTGAGCACTTCTATATTGGACAGACTAAACATTTGGACACTAAACTAAAATGGCAGAAGGTAAACTTGGTAAACTATTTAGTAAGGTTAGATTTTACACACAGTCATACTGAAGATGACAGGTGTGCTTATACACATCACAAATCCCTTCTatgtgtgatgttttgttttaaatgaagaaataaattcTTACTGGAAGGTTCAAAGGAATAGAAGATCCTGCTTCTTATGAATTTTAAATTTGGTGATAGTGACTTTGTGGTCTTCTTTGTTTCCACTTCCACTATCCATCTCATAAACTCACACTGCCTCTTCATCTTTATCAACCCACACCCATACTGTTTATGAGTTATGTGGGagtgttttgtcatttcattacACAAATGCTGACATCAGTTTGCTGAGTCAGAGCCAAcgcatttttttttcctgtaccGTAAATCACATGATTTCTGAGGCCCTTCAAGCCAGGAAcggctgagctgctgctgaggtcTTGGTGTTAAATCTGCCAGCAGAGCAGCATGGagtgaaggaaaataaaactttacttttctcaaagacaaaacaaaacaaaaatgaacacagtTACAGACCAGCAACAGACTTTGAGAAAGGTTTTATCCTTCACAACCTGCCTCCTATGCTAGCATTTGTTTTGGGAAGGCTGTAGGACAGTACTGTTCCAACTGTATCTGGCTGGAGGGAGGAACGGGCAGCAGGACCACTTAGTAAAATATGtagcaaagaaaatatttttatcagtTATTTTGTTACATGGCtgataaaatacattataatgCAGTCAGTAAAAATCTAATTAAGATGCTTACACAATTGTTACTctatttattacagtgctgagagtggaaaattaaaacatatgtGTCTAACTTAGCGTCATGAAAATAAGGCAGAATATGATGTGCGTATGCAACTGTGTCAAGTTGTTCCTAAGAAATTAGATATCAGATACTGAAGCACGTCATCTTCCTGCACTAACCAATAAATACTGAAAGATCAATCAGCTTCTGTAGTTGCAGCCTGATCAGTCAAGCAGTCAATCCAGCATTCAGAATGTCCGTGAAGATCCTGTCCGTCACTCTCCTTCTGCTCTGTGCATGTCTGTGCCTCCAGTCCTCTGCAGGAAACCGTAAGtacaaaattatttaatttctcaCTTCAAATAATTACACATTGGTTTACTTATTAACTAGACTAAATGTTGGTCTACTTAAGCAGATTCCCATCTACATTATGACACATATTTTTATGGTTAATTCCTATTCCTGAgtcaaatataattttaaatgattattttattttacatacgCTGTTTAAAAGCAGTTGCCAGTGCATTCTACatggaaaaacattaaatctgcaaaaatgcatatttttaaataaagttttacaaATGATTTAAGTGTTTATAACTAAATATTTGTGCAaactaaagaataaaaaaaacattaaaaaccttAATACAATAGCTGTTAAGATCATTAACTGGAACCATAGTTTTCTTCTAG is part of the Anabas testudineus chromosome 2, fAnaTes1.2, whole genome shotgun sequence genome and harbors:
- the LOC113164481 gene encoding uncharacterized protein LOC113164481; amino-acid sequence: MSVKILSVTLLLLCACLCFQSSAGNRRHPTSVVPLCCTKVSSVDISAQITGRSSIQKAKGQCVHAIIFHIKDGKVCVDPTAEWAQKSFFKMVSCGNMLKSVLVAIVLVAVAESGSTSEKLASCCEQVTKQEIMEPILGYLVQSKSVKPCVNAVMQEKRQTISSPSVSPSGVSLLSIITSTASTSLPSFSSSSETPINTERSISFCSCSLISQAVNPAFRMSVKILSVTLLLLCACLCLQSSAGNRLHPTKVYPCCAGVSSDDISAQITGEHGIQKARGPCVDAIIFPTKEGKVCVDPRAEWAQKFISKNKK